The segment ATGTGACCATGGACCACAAaatcagtcataagtcgcacaggtatatttgtagcaatagacaacaatacattttatgggtcaaaattatcgatttttcttttatgccaaaaatcattaggatattaagtaaagatcatgttccattaagatattttgtaaatttcctactgtaaatatatcaaaaaattgATTTGGGACTTCAtctggacaactttaaaggcaattttctcaatattttgatttttttgcactctCAGATTCTCttccaaatattgtcctatcctaacacgCCATACATCAGTGGAAAGCTTATTCAGCTTTCATATGATGTATAAATTTCAGTTTCAGAAAactgacccttatgactggttttgtggtccagggtcacatactGGACACAACTtatattggaaaaaaaattagacCTTTTGTGTTCTagtcttacaggtttagaatgacatgataAATTCTGACAAGAGTTTGAACAGAAGCTAAAACAACAGATATACAAATGAAAAGTCACATTTTTATAAGGCTGATTTGTAGATCATACTTTAATCAGTTATTTGTTTTTCTACATTTCTTTAACATCAATTTTATTGCTCGGTTTCTGAATTTCTGTCTCCATCCCTGGTAAAGATGTTCTCCTCCTTGCTGCCGTCTCTATTCTCTGCACAAGTTCCACATCCCATGCGTGAGTAACGAAGCTCAGCACCTCCCCTCCCCCAGAGCCACCTGCTCTCCCCACGCGCCCTGCCCGGTGGATGTAATCTGTGTGGGTCTCTGGGAAGTCATAGTTGATGACAAGTCCAACCCTCTGTGTATCCAGACCTCTTGAAGCTATGTCAGTGCATATTAGAACATCAACACTCCCTTTTTGAAAGTTCCTGAAAATTCCCTCTCTCATAGTTGCAGGCATCTCTCCCTGGAGCCTCATATGACGAACACCCATCTCCTCCAGCGAATAACCCAGCCAGTTGACGGTGGAAGCAGAGTTACAGAACACCAGAATGCCTTTATGCTCCAGTTCAGCCTTCTTTAGAGcttgatgaagctcaagaaTCTTGTCTGCACCTTTGATCCTGAGAAACGACTGCTTTACATGTGGCATGAGATGATGTAGCATTCTGCTTTTAACGGTCACCATGCTGGCCAGGTCAGTCACCTTGCTGAGGACCTCTCCTATGCCACCCGGAAACGTGGCTCCCACCACAACCAACTGAGCTTTATGATCAAGCCCAACCGTCTCTGAGAGTCTGGACGCCACCTGGGCATGCGAAAAAATATCCTCAAGCAAGCCTGCAAAACTGACATCAAACATAGTGTCAGCTTCATCGATGACTAGGAAGTTTAATTCACTCAAGCTGATGAACCGCTTCCGGAGGGCCTTTAGCAGGGCGCCAGGTGTGGCCACTAAAACATCCGGCTGACCATGAGCGAACGCCACTTTGATGTTTCCCACACCTCTCCCGCCTCCTGCGACTTTGACCACTAATCCAAACTGCTGGCTGACTGATCGAGCTACAGATGTCACTTGTTCTGCCAGTTCCCGTGATGGAACAATGACCACAGCGCGAATATTTGTGTCTTCCTGCCTGTCCGCCTGCAGTCTGTGGATGATGGGAAGGAGGTAAGCAAGTGTTTTTCCACTTCCTGTCTCTGCAGCACAGAGAATATTCCGTCCTTTTAGTATTTTGGGAATGGTTTGCATCTGCACTGTGGTGGGATGAATAATATCCTGACTGTGTAAAGTCCCGACCAGTTCTGGACAAATGTTGAAGCaattaaatgtctttttagGGGCGGAAGCTGTGTCGTTACCCTCATCCTTCTGCTTGAGCAGGGATGGTGGAGCACTCTGGATGCTGTTTATGGAGAAGTAATCCCCTAACGCTTTGTTACTCTTCCATCCCCTTGATGTCAGAACAGGTTGTTCAAATTTCCCAAGTGTATAGCCAACAGACTGGTTTAGCTGTGGGTTCTTGCTCTTGATCAACAGTCTGCCA is part of the Chanodichthys erythropterus isolate Z2021 chromosome 11, ASM2448905v1, whole genome shotgun sequence genome and harbors:
- the ddx28 gene encoding probable ATP-dependent RNA helicase DDX28 — translated: MQAVKVGRGAFLISKLWQATRSSQLGRGQIACISGMTTASSQPVVIRIPRRMQERIEDIKQMQSKKFDRLPTVKPGRLLIKSKNPQLNQSVGYTLGKFEQPVLTSRGWKSNKALGDYFSINSIQSAPPSLLKQKDEGNDTASAPKKTFNCFNICPELVGTLHSQDIIHPTTVQMQTIPKILKGRNILCAAETGSGKTLAYLLPIIHRLQADRQEDTNIRAVVIVPSRELAEQVTSVARSVSQQFGLVVKVAGGGRGVGNIKVAFAHGQPDVLVATPGALLKALRKRFISLSELNFLVIDEADTMFDVSFAGLLEDIFSHAQVASRLSETVGLDHKAQLVVVGATFPGGIGEVLSKVTDLASMVTVKSRMLHHLMPHVKQSFLRIKGADKILELHQALKKAELEHKGILVFCNSASTVNWLGYSLEEMGVRHMRLQGEMPATMREGIFRNFQKGSVDVLICTDIASRGLDTQRVGLVINYDFPETHTDYIHRAGRVGRAGGSGGGEVLSFVTHAWDVELVQRIETAARRRTSLPGMETEIQKPSNKIDVKEM